From Polyodon spathula isolate WHYD16114869_AA chromosome 24, ASM1765450v1, whole genome shotgun sequence, one genomic window encodes:
- the LOC121298879 gene encoding WD repeat-containing protein 61-like: MSIQYSILFKQEHAHDDAIWTVAWGRSEKDGTDTIVTGSLDDSVKVWKWTDEKLELQWSLEGHQLGVVSVDISHNGAIAASSSLDAHIRLWDLDSGKQIKSMDAGPVDAWTVAFSPDSKYVATGSHLGKVNIFGVESGKKEFSLDTRGKFILSIAYSPDGKYLASGAIDGIINIFDIATGKLLHTLEGHAMPIRSLTFSPDSQLLVTASDDGYIKIYDVQHANLAGTLSGHGSWVLNVAFGPDDTHFVSSSSDKSVKVWDTGSRACVHTFFDHQDQVWSVKYNGNGSKVVSAGDDREIHIYDCPV; encoded by the exons atgagCATacag TACAGCATACTTTTCAAGCAAGAACATG CTCATGATGATGCTATTTGGACTGTGGCATGGGGGAGGAGTGAGAAAGATGGCACCGATACTATAGTGACAGGGTCATTGGATGACTCGGTAAAAGTCTGGAAGTG GACAGATGAGAAGCTGGAGTTACAGTGGTCTCTGGAAGGTCATCAGCTTGGGGTGGTGTCAGTGGATATAAGTCACAATGGTGCCATTGCAGCCTCCAGTTCCTTAGATGCCCACATACGTCTCTGGGATCTGGACTCTGGCAAACAGATAAAATCAATGGATGCAGGACCAG TGGATGCTTGGACCGTGGCCTTTTCTCCAGATTCCAAGTACGTGGCTACAGGAAGCCATCTCGGGAAAGTTAACATCTTTGGTGTGGAGAGCGGGAAGAAGGAATTTTCTTTGGACACTCGAGGGAAATTCATCCTTAGTATTGCATAT AGCCCAGATGGGAAGTATCTGGCCAGTGGAGCTATAGATGGAATCATTAATATTTTTGATATTGCTACTGGAAAACTTCTCCACACGTTGGAAG GTCACGCTATGCCGATTCGATCCCTGACGTTCTCGCCAGATTCTCAGCTTTTAGTAACAGCTTCGGATGATGGCTACATCAAGATATATGATGT ACAACATGCAAACCTTGCTGGGACTTTGAGTGGCCATGGATCTTGGGTATTAAATGTTGCATTTGGTCCAGACGACACCCACTTTGTTTCAAG cTCATCTGACAAGAGTGTCAAAGTGTGGGATACTGGCTCAAGAGCATGCGTGCACACATTCTTTGATCATCAAGATCAG GTGTGGAGtgttaaatacaatggaaatggTTCTAAGGTAGTGTCTGCTGGAGATGATCGGGAAATCCACATATACGACTGTCCAGTTTAA